One Clostridium estertheticum DNA segment encodes these proteins:
- a CDS encoding cyclase family protein, translating into MNIIDAFKNVKMYDLTQKISHLTPAWPTYEPLEIKFFKRLSSNGANGQVLTHSNHVGTHLDGSLHFCTHGRDIASIPLEELVAPGVVVDISDIAEDYGIYTSKDIMDRADVRKGDILIIHTGYHKYGWDEPEADEERVMMRHPGPTKEFANWCKEMEFKWIGVDCGSADHPMNTKIREWAPKEARRADKYLKAKYGKGIEDFWPEDDYQLMHYDLFPINIIHAENIGGDIDKVLGKRLIIGCFPWRFEGGESCISRIVAFDAE; encoded by the coding sequence ATGAATATTATTGATGCTTTTAAAAATGTAAAAATGTATGATTTAACTCAAAAAATTAGCCATTTAACACCAGCGTGGCCAACTTATGAACCACTTGAAATTAAGTTTTTCAAAAGACTTTCATCCAATGGTGCAAATGGCCAGGTACTAACTCATTCAAATCATGTTGGTACTCACCTTGATGGGTCCCTACATTTTTGTACACATGGAAGAGATATAGCAAGTATTCCACTTGAAGAACTTGTGGCACCTGGAGTTGTTGTTGATATTTCAGATATAGCTGAGGATTATGGAATATATACTTCAAAGGACATAATGGATAGGGCAGATGTTAGAAAAGGTGACATTTTAATTATACATACCGGCTATCATAAATATGGCTGGGATGAACCAGAGGCAGATGAGGAAAGAGTAATGATGAGACATCCAGGACCTACAAAGGAATTTGCAAATTGGTGTAAGGAAATGGAATTTAAATGGATAGGCGTTGACTGTGGTTCTGCAGATCATCCGATGAACACAAAGATTCGTGAATGGGCTCCGAAGGAAGCAAGGCGCGCAGATAAATATTTGAAAGCTAAATATGGTAAGGGCATAGAAGATTTTTGGCCAGAGGATGATTATCAATTAATGCATTATGACTTATTCCCTATTAATATTATTCATGCTGAAAACATTGGCGGAGATATTGATAAAGTTCTAGGTAAGAGATTAATAATAGGCTGCTTCCCATGGAGATTTGAAGGTGGAGAATCCTGCATATCACGTATAGTAGCTTTTGACGCAGAATAG
- a CDS encoding thiolase C-terminal domain-containing protein yields the protein MREVGIVGIGHSKFGKMSGGTFTDMLSMAAVQALDDAGVKTGIGHGVDQVFVSTMGAGILNKQSGIASALVDYLNLRPAMAETIENGPASGASAIKLGYMAIASGMCDCVLVVGGEMMRVVSGWEGTDFVATMLHPEAEYNYGLTLPAFAGLFTKLCMEKYGVTEKDLSIVAVKNHENATHNPVAHIHVVPNLYCITEDEDAHIMNPYVAEPLRMYHCCPVSDGSAAVLLCAMDKADRFIKKPIKIAGIGQATDTHAVAEREVPTDLLAVRLAAQMAYKMSGLTPKDIDVAELHDAFQILEIVESEEVGFFERGEGHIAARNGETKIGGIIPINTSGGLKAKGHPLGATGVSQVVEIVKQLRGEATGRQVEGAKSGLTVNFGGFGNNVVAIILTKEES from the coding sequence ATGAGAGAAGTTGGTATTGTAGGGATAGGCCATAGTAAATTTGGTAAAATGTCAGGCGGGACATTCACTGATATGCTAAGTATGGCTGCTGTGCAGGCACTAGATGATGCTGGTGTAAAAACAGGTATTGGACACGGTGTTGATCAGGTTTTTGTATCAACTATGGGCGCTGGTATCCTTAATAAACAAAGCGGTATTGCCTCAGCGCTTGTGGATTATTTGAATTTAAGACCAGCAATGGCTGAAACAATAGAAAATGGTCCAGCCTCAGGAGCATCCGCTATAAAACTTGGATATATGGCTATAGCAAGTGGTATGTGTGATTGTGTTCTTGTGGTTGGTGGAGAAATGATGAGGGTTGTTAGCGGTTGGGAGGGAACAGATTTTGTTGCCACAATGCTTCATCCAGAAGCTGAATATAACTATGGGCTAACTTTACCAGCTTTTGCAGGACTATTTACAAAATTATGTATGGAGAAATATGGAGTAACTGAAAAGGATTTATCAATAGTAGCAGTTAAAAATCATGAAAATGCAACCCATAATCCAGTAGCACATATACACGTGGTGCCTAATCTGTATTGCATAACAGAGGATGAGGATGCACATATAATGAACCCATATGTTGCAGAGCCACTTCGAATGTATCATTGTTGTCCTGTATCTGACGGGTCAGCGGCAGTTTTATTATGTGCCATGGACAAAGCAGATAGATTTATTAAAAAACCAATAAAAATAGCAGGCATAGGGCAAGCGACAGATACGCACGCAGTAGCTGAAAGAGAAGTGCCTACTGATCTACTTGCAGTTCGTCTTGCAGCACAAATGGCATATAAAATGTCTGGACTTACTCCAAAGGATATTGATGTTGCAGAGCTTCATGATGCCTTCCAAATACTGGAGATAGTTGAATCTGAAGAGGTTGGTTTTTTTGAGAGGGGTGAGGGTCATATAGCAGCACGAAATGGTGAGACAAAGATTGGAGGTATTATTCCAATTAACACTTCAGGAGGCTTAAAAGCAAAGGGTCATCCACTTGGCGCAACGGGGGTTTCTCAGGTTGTAGAAATTGTAAAACAATTAAGAGGAGAAGCTACAGGACGTCAAGTAGAGGGTGCTAAGTCTGGATTAACAGTTAACTTTGGTGGGTTTGGTAATAATGTAGTTGCAATTATACTCACTAAGGAGGAATCATAA
- a CDS encoding Zn-ribbon domain-containing OB-fold protein, with translation MEQEMYAYKCTACGELHHPKHYVCKKCGNRKFEEVPLDGEVTLVTYTKVYNLPEGYMKPYMGFGIVKFTNGLVVSGQLEVENPQIGMKLMSTVGVVKEGIGKDYYGFIFKAI, from the coding sequence ATGGAACAAGAAATGTATGCTTATAAATGTACAGCTTGTGGTGAACTTCACCATCCTAAGCATTATGTATGTAAAAAGTGTGGAAATAGAAAGTTTGAAGAAGTTCCACTAGATGGTGAAGTAACCCTTGTAACTTATACAAAAGTATATAATCTTCCAGAGGGATATATGAAACCATATATGGGTTTTGGAATTGTTAAATTCACAAATGGCCTTGTTGTAAGTGGACAACTTGAAGTAGAAAACCCTCAGATAGGGATGAAGCTTATGTCAACAGTAGGAGTTGTAAAAGAAGGCATTGGTAAGGATTATTACGGATTTATTTTCAAAGCAATATAA
- a CDS encoding FAD binding domain-containing protein, which translates to MQDIKYLRPETLNEAAELLDMYGSDGKILAGGTDIIIALKDRAIICKYLIDIKAIKELSNITYTDANGLSIGAAVCLNEVIESGDVKANYSILVEAAKTLANSLLRNRATLIGNICNSSPGGDMLPASLVLEGRVEAYSINGKREVPLREFFLGVKKNAIKGNEIVTRIIFPPTVGTGRYLKKSRIKGHDLAQISVGAFLKNDGTLKISLGAVAPTPILIEDFRNYRKEELTNNIKEITDNIMSKIRPISDVRATKEYRITMVEYLTSEILRNLGGAN; encoded by the coding sequence TTGCAGGATATTAAGTATCTAAGGCCAGAAACCTTAAATGAGGCAGCCGAACTTTTAGATATGTATGGAAGTGATGGAAAGATTCTAGCTGGGGGAACAGACATAATCATAGCACTGAAGGATAGAGCAATAATATGTAAATATTTAATTGATATTAAGGCAATAAAGGAACTTTCGAATATTACTTATACTGATGCAAACGGACTGTCCATAGGTGCAGCAGTATGTTTAAATGAAGTAATAGAGTCAGGTGATGTAAAAGCAAATTACAGTATTCTAGTTGAGGCTGCAAAAACGCTTGCAAATAGTTTGCTTAGAAATAGAGCAACGCTGATAGGAAACATTTGCAATTCCTCACCGGGTGGTGATATGTTACCAGCGTCTTTAGTACTGGAAGGCAGGGTTGAAGCTTATTCAATAAATGGTAAAAGAGAAGTGCCTTTAAGGGAATTTTTTCTTGGAGTAAAGAAAAACGCCATAAAAGGAAATGAAATTGTAACAAGAATTATTTTTCCACCCACAGTTGGTACAGGAAGGTATCTTAAAAAGTCAAGAATAAAGGGTCATGACCTTGCCCAAATAAGTGTGGGAGCATTTTTAAAAAATGATGGAACACTTAAAATATCTCTAGGTGCAGTTGCACCAACACCAATATTAATTGAAGATTTTAGAAACTATAGAAAAGAAGAACTTACAAATAACATTAAAGAAATTACTGATAATATTATGAGTAAAATAAGGCCAATAAGCGATGTACGTGCAACTAAAGAGTATAGGATAACCATGGTGGAATATTTGACAAGTGAAATTCTTAGGAATCTCGGGGGGGCAAATTAA
- a CDS encoding (2Fe-2S)-binding protein yields the protein MKEKLHLFVNGDEVFAEVSSNSTLLRFLREDLGLTGTKEGCGAGECGACTIILNGKSVNSCLVMAMEAAEGDVRTIEGEARNGHLSNLQRAFIKHNGLQCGFCTPGMIMSARALLNNRPNPNREEIKEAMQGNLCRCTGYETIIESVEAAASEGEEHGL from the coding sequence ATGAAGGAGAAATTACATTTGTTTGTAAATGGAGATGAAGTTTTTGCAGAAGTATCTTCAAATAGCACTCTACTTAGGTTCTTAAGAGAGGACTTAGGTCTTACAGGAACTAAGGAAGGATGCGGAGCGGGAGAATGTGGTGCTTGTACTATTATTTTAAATGGAAAGTCTGTAAATTCGTGTTTGGTAATGGCAATGGAAGCGGCAGAAGGAGACGTTCGTACAATTGAAGGAGAAGCTAGAAATGGTCATTTATCAAATCTTCAGAGAGCATTTATAAAACATAATGGTCTTCAGTGTGGATTCTGTACACCCGGAATGATTATGTCTGCTAGGGCTTTGCTAAATAATAGACCAAACCCAAATAGGGAAGAGATAAAAGAAGCTATGCAAGGTAATCTATGTAGATGTACTGGCTATGAGACTATTATAGAGTCTGTTGAGGCCGCTGCAAGTGAAGGTGAAGAACATGGACTATAA
- a CDS encoding xanthine dehydrogenase family protein molybdopterin-binding subunit yields MDYNFVGKSLPRTDGIEKVTGEAQYVQDIKLPAMLYAKIKTSLYAHAIIKSIDVSLAEKLPGVRAVLTGKEAFQKLGIYIVDRPILAVGKVRYFGEAVAAVAAVDIDTAERAIELIKVEYELLPVLQDVEEAIKPDSVLVHEDLGNYATIPNVFFPQAGTNKANHFKLRKGDIDKGFEESDFIVENKFDVPQVLHIPMETHSVIAKWGSGDKIKIWSSAQSPYAIRTLFSIALGVPIQNIEVTVPYIGGGFGGKSGIHIEPLVALLSKAAKGRPVKFIATREEEISTMPCRQGLTARIKTGVRADGKIIAEEIEYLWDAGAYADYGVNIGRASGYSAAGPYEIDNVKVDSYTVYTNHIFGTAYRGFGHAEFFWAVERQRELIAKRLGMDSLEFRLKNLLKPGSKTITGELITENSGDVSKCLSIVAKGIEWKKTKTEEEKALEFSSGKYRGKGIAVLHKAPAMPTNSASSAIIQMNEDGSIRYNVGGIDMGQGTYTALGQIIGERIHIPFEKIHVVVDTNTDTAPYDWQTVASRMTVLAGNAIIEACDDLMEQIFELATVVLHAAHHELEIGDECVYVKQRPENKLYYDKIAVGYSYPNGNSIGGPLIGRGKSIAQGLTILDKETGQGLPALDWTFGAHAIEVEVNTHTGDVEILKVVSALDIGKVMNEMLVKGQVTGGIIQGIGTALSETMIYNSEGKLLTKSFVDYKIPTMQDLPGRIELHFVETPQLDGPYGARGCAEHPMISVTSAIGNAISDATGVEIFETPFTANKIYSALNK; encoded by the coding sequence ATGGACTATAATTTTGTAGGCAAAAGTCTACCCAGGACGGATGGAATAGAAAAGGTGACGGGAGAAGCACAGTACGTTCAAGATATAAAATTACCTGCCATGCTTTATGCAAAAATAAAAACAAGTCTCTACGCACACGCAATAATTAAGAGTATTGACGTAAGCCTCGCAGAAAAACTACCTGGGGTTAGAGCAGTTTTAACTGGTAAAGAAGCCTTCCAAAAATTGGGCATATATATTGTAGATAGACCAATCCTTGCAGTTGGTAAGGTAAGGTATTTTGGGGAAGCAGTTGCTGCGGTTGCTGCAGTTGATATTGATACTGCAGAAAGAGCCATTGAGCTTATTAAAGTTGAATATGAACTTCTACCAGTATTACAAGACGTTGAGGAAGCAATAAAGCCTGACTCTGTACTAGTGCATGAAGATCTGGGTAATTATGCAACAATTCCGAATGTTTTCTTTCCACAGGCTGGTACTAATAAAGCAAATCATTTTAAGCTAAGAAAAGGGGATATAGATAAAGGTTTTGAAGAGTCAGATTTTATAGTTGAGAATAAGTTTGATGTACCTCAAGTACTGCATATCCCAATGGAAACACACTCAGTTATAGCAAAATGGGGTTCTGGAGATAAAATCAAGATATGGAGTAGTGCCCAATCGCCCTATGCAATTCGTACTTTATTTAGCATCGCACTGGGAGTTCCAATACAAAATATTGAGGTAACAGTTCCATATATAGGTGGAGGGTTTGGTGGAAAATCGGGAATTCATATTGAACCACTAGTTGCACTATTATCAAAAGCAGCAAAGGGAAGACCAGTTAAATTTATAGCTACTAGGGAAGAGGAAATATCAACAATGCCTTGCAGACAAGGTTTAACAGCTAGGATTAAGACAGGGGTTAGGGCAGATGGTAAAATTATAGCAGAGGAAATCGAGTATTTATGGGATGCTGGAGCATATGCTGATTATGGCGTGAATATTGGAAGAGCATCGGGTTATTCCGCGGCGGGGCCATATGAAATAGATAATGTAAAGGTTGATTCCTATACCGTTTATACAAACCATATATTTGGTACGGCATATAGAGGATTTGGACATGCAGAATTTTTTTGGGCAGTGGAGCGTCAAAGAGAACTTATAGCAAAAAGACTTGGTATGGATTCACTGGAGTTTAGACTTAAAAATTTATTAAAGCCAGGGTCAAAAACAATTACTGGAGAACTTATAACAGAAAACTCTGGAGATGTTAGTAAGTGCCTAAGCATAGTTGCAAAGGGAATTGAATGGAAAAAAACTAAAACTGAAGAAGAAAAAGCATTAGAATTCAGTAGTGGTAAATATAGAGGTAAGGGGATAGCAGTACTTCATAAGGCACCAGCTATGCCAACGAATTCTGCCTCATCAGCTATAATTCAAATGAATGAGGACGGGTCCATAAGGTATAATGTTGGAGGAATAGATATGGGTCAGGGTACCTATACAGCACTTGGCCAGATAATTGGAGAAAGGATCCATATACCCTTTGAGAAAATTCATGTTGTAGTTGATACAAATACAGACACTGCACCATATGATTGGCAGACTGTTGCGTCTCGTATGACAGTTCTAGCCGGCAATGCAATAATTGAAGCCTGTGATGATTTGATGGAGCAGATTTTTGAGCTAGCAACAGTTGTATTACATGCAGCCCACCATGAACTTGAAATAGGTGATGAATGTGTTTATGTTAAGCAGCGGCCAGAAAATAAATTATACTATGACAAAATAGCAGTGGGATATTCATATCCAAATGGAAACTCCATTGGGGGACCCCTTATCGGAAGGGGAAAGAGCATTGCACAGGGTTTAACAATTTTGGATAAAGAAACAGGGCAGGGACTTCCAGCCCTGGACTGGACATTTGGTGCTCATGCCATTGAGGTTGAAGTAAATACCCATACGGGGGATGTGGAAATTTTAAAGGTAGTATCTGCTCTTGATATTGGAAAGGTTATGAATGAAATGTTGGTTAAGGGGCAAGTAACTGGAGGAATAATACAAGGTATAGGAACAGCATTGTCAGAAACAATGATCTATAATTCAGAGGGTAAATTATTAACTAAAAGCTTCGTGGATTATAAAATTCCAACCATGCAGGATTTGCCAGGACGCATAGAACTTCATTTTGTAGAAACACCACAACTTGATGGACCTTACGGTGCAAGGGGCTGCGCAGAACACCCAATGATTTCAGTAACCTCCGCCATAGGAAATGCCATATCAGATGCCACGGGTGTTGAGATATTTGAGACGCCATTTACAGCAAATAAAATATATTCAGCACTAAATAAGTAA
- the uraA gene encoding uracil permease, whose translation MKRIVGIHDKLPILETIPLSFQHLTAMFGATILVPILFGINPAIALLMNGVGTLIYSVVTKGGIPAYLGSSFAFLAPTFLIIGSYGGFSHAQAGFICFGLFFILMSFIVKRFGIKWIDIVMPPAVMGAVVAIIGLELAPIAAVQAGLAPAATAVGKVVMPYVVVPNVLIVSLFTLGVGIIGSIIFKGFFQVIPILTAVILGYILAFFMGMVDTAAIAAAPWFALPKFQAPVFDIGAIAIMAPAFIVVFAEHISHLIVTGKITGADLMKDPGLHRSLLGDGLSNVLSGFTGSPPNTTYGENIGVMAITGVYSVWVIRGAALLAICFSCVGKIAAAISSIPGPVMGGITMLLYGIIAVQGIRMFVEQKVDFSKNYNMVLGAVTFVVGVSGASITIGQVQFKGMAFAAITGVLLSLTFYILSKFGLMNEEYKIKSNEDINA comes from the coding sequence ATGAAACGTATCGTAGGAATTCATGATAAACTACCGATCCTAGAGACTATACCTCTCAGTTTCCAACATTTGACAGCAATGTTTGGCGCCACCATACTAGTACCAATTCTATTTGGAATAAATCCTGCAATAGCTTTACTTATGAATGGTGTGGGCACACTTATTTACAGCGTTGTTACTAAGGGCGGAATACCAGCATACCTTGGTTCAAGCTTTGCTTTCCTAGCACCAACTTTCTTAATTATTGGGTCTTATGGAGGATTTAGTCACGCACAGGCAGGATTTATTTGTTTTGGTCTATTCTTTATATTAATGTCCTTTATTGTAAAACGATTTGGAATAAAATGGATTGATATCGTAATGCCTCCAGCTGTTATGGGTGCGGTTGTTGCTATTATTGGACTTGAACTTGCACCAATTGCAGCAGTACAGGCGGGCCTAGCTCCTGCAGCAACAGCTGTAGGCAAGGTAGTTATGCCATATGTTGTCGTACCTAATGTTTTGATTGTATCTCTTTTCACATTGGGAGTTGGAATAATTGGATCTATTATTTTTAAAGGATTCTTTCAGGTCATACCAATACTTACAGCTGTAATACTAGGATATATACTTGCTTTTTTTATGGGAATGGTTGATACTGCAGCAATAGCGGCTGCACCTTGGTTTGCTTTACCTAAATTCCAGGCTCCAGTGTTTGATATTGGGGCCATAGCTATAATGGCTCCTGCATTTATAGTTGTTTTCGCAGAGCATATCAGTCATTTGATAGTAACTGGAAAGATAACTGGAGCGGATTTAATGAAGGATCCTGGACTCCACCGTTCATTACTTGGAGATGGTCTTAGTAATGTACTTTCTGGATTTACAGGTTCCCCACCAAATACCACATATGGAGAAAATATTGGTGTAATGGCTATTACAGGTGTTTATTCAGTATGGGTAATAAGAGGAGCTGCATTGCTTGCAATTTGTTTCTCATGTGTAGGTAAAATAGCTGCTGCCATATCATCAATTCCTGGGCCAGTTATGGGAGGAATTACAATGCTTCTTTATGGAATAATAGCTGTTCAAGGTATTAGAATGTTTGTTGAGCAAAAAGTCGACTTTAGTAAAAACTATAATATGGTTTTAGGTGCAGTTACATTTGTTGTTGGAGTAAGTGGTGCTAGTATTACTATTGGGCAAGTACAGTTCAAAGGTATGGCATTTGCAGCAATAACAGGCGTTCTATTATCACTCACTTTTTATATTCTAAGTAAATTTGGGTTAATGAATGAGGAATACAAAATAAAATCTAATGAAGATATTAATGCTTAA
- a CDS encoding FAD binding domain-containing protein, whose product MTETFIPKSKEEALKLLNQRKCIILAGGTNLMVKRKKWSGEMADFGSDIVLIKHLKELQNIDINNKYLSIGAGCTLAELQESILLGAYFSEIILAIASQTIRNAATIGGNICNVASEGDILPLLYALDATLIIECLNGTREIAISDFIMEPGKKDLREDELLVEIRIPTNMLLSYYYKKVGTKRSNSLAKASFIGLYKLENERIEDVRMAFGAIGARVVRSREFENSLKGLNKEELQVVLKDLEKEYIKIIVPIDDKKKSTAEYRKGICLELMREFLESIYNRD is encoded by the coding sequence GTGACAGAAACTTTTATACCTAAAAGCAAGGAAGAAGCCCTAAAGCTCTTAAATCAAAGGAAATGCATTATTTTAGCGGGCGGCACTAATTTAATGGTAAAAAGAAAAAAATGGTCTGGCGAAATGGCTGACTTTGGTAGTGATATTGTTCTCATAAAGCATTTAAAAGAACTTCAAAATATTGACATAAATAATAAATATTTATCCATTGGAGCTGGTTGTACACTTGCTGAATTACAAGAAAGTATATTATTAGGGGCCTACTTTAGTGAAATAATATTAGCTATAGCATCTCAAACTATTAGAAATGCTGCGACTATTGGAGGAAATATATGCAACGTTGCATCAGAAGGAGATATATTACCCCTTTTATATGCATTAGACGCTACATTAATAATAGAGTGCTTAAATGGAACAAGAGAAATAGCGATATCGGATTTTATTATGGAACCGGGTAAAAAAGATTTAAGAGAGGATGAACTTTTAGTGGAAATTAGAATCCCTACAAATATGCTCCTATCATATTACTATAAAAAAGTAGGCACCAAAAGATCTAATTCTCTTGCAAAGGCGTCTTTTATTGGGCTATATAAATTGGAAAATGAGAGAATTGAGGATGTAAGAATGGCATTTGGAGCAATAGGAGCTAGGGTTGTGAGGTCTAGAGAATTTGAAAATAGTCTTAAAGGGCTTAATAAGGAAGAACTGCAAGTTGTTTTAAAAGATCTAGAGAAGGAGTATATTAAAATTATAGTACCTATTGATGATAAGAAAAAGTCTACTGCTGAGTATAGAAAAGGAATTTGTTTGGAGTTGATGAGGGAGTTTTTGGAGAGTATTTATAATAGGGATTAG
- a CDS encoding CidA/LrgA family protein, which yields MKYLRQLMIILIPYLIGTVLQLVFNLPIPGSVIGLILLFLGLQIGIVKVEMIEELCEFLLSNMSFFFIPAGVGLMTAFGVLKGKWIPFIIIVVVSTCLVWIVTALVVKFLRSGGKHE from the coding sequence ATGAAGTACTTAAGACAATTAATGATTATTTTAATTCCATATCTAATTGGAACCGTATTACAACTAGTATTTAATTTACCAATTCCAGGATCGGTTATTGGGCTTATTTTACTGTTTTTAGGACTGCAAATAGGGATAGTAAAAGTTGAAATGATAGAAGAACTTTGCGAGTTTCTTTTATCAAACATGTCTTTTTTCTTTATTCCTGCTGGGGTAGGACTGATGACAGCTTTCGGCGTGCTAAAAGGAAAATGGATACCCTTTATCATCATAGTTGTTGTTTCCACTTGTTTAGTTTGGATTGTAACAGCATTGGTAGTTAAATTTCTAAGGAGTGGAGGTAAACATGAATGA
- a CDS encoding LrgB family protein, with product MNDLISSPVFGVIISLMAYEIGIYIKKKGKLSIFNPLMIAIIILIFFCAKLHIKYEDYNKGGQIISFFLYPATVALALPMYKKFALFKKNAIAILIGIFSGAISGFLCVVFLSKLFGFDYVLIESLIPKSITTPIGIALSNQLGGISSITVVAIIMTGIIGSICGPLLYNALKINDSVALGIAMGASSHALGTARAMEIGETEGAMSGITMAISGIVAVLLYPILWRMFLVFLK from the coding sequence ATGAATGATCTAATTTCCTCACCAGTTTTTGGTGTAATAATATCCCTTATGGCTTATGAAATTGGAATTTACATAAAGAAGAAAGGAAAACTTTCAATTTTCAATCCACTTATGATAGCCATTATTATATTAATATTTTTTTGTGCAAAATTACATATTAAATATGAAGACTACAATAAGGGAGGCCAAATAATTTCCTTTTTTCTATATCCTGCCACAGTGGCGCTTGCTTTGCCCATGTATAAGAAATTTGCATTATTTAAAAAAAATGCTATTGCAATACTTATAGGAATTTTTAGCGGTGCTATTTCTGGATTTTTATGTGTGGTATTTCTTTCAAAATTATTTGGATTTGACTATGTACTTATTGAATCCTTGATACCAAAGTCTATAACGACACCTATAGGAATTGCATTATCAAATCAGTTAGGTGGAATCTCATCAATTACTGTTGTAGCTATAATAATGACAGGAATTATTGGTTCAATTTGTGGGCCACTTTTATATAATGCACTTAAAATTAATGATAGCGTTGCACTGGGAATTGCTATGGGTGCATCTTCTCACGCGCTGGGAACAGCAAGGGCTATGGAAATAGGTGAAACTGAGGGAGCAATGAGTGGCATAACTATGGCTATTTCAGGAATTGTTGCTGTTCTTTTATATCCTATTTTATGGAGAATGTTTCTTGTGTTCTTAAAATAA